A region of Vitis vinifera cultivar Pinot Noir 40024 chromosome 13, ASM3070453v1 DNA encodes the following proteins:
- the LOC100259100 gene encoding cytosolic sulfotransferase 15, which produces MGRTQFPKSQSAAEDAEELSHECKELLLSLPKERGWRTPHIYLYQGFWCQPKEIQAITNFQHHFQARDTDLILATMPKAGTTWLKAMAFAILNRKPIPVSTTHPLHTSNPHDLVPFLEYKLYANNNFPDLSKLPQPRLFATHVPFASLPESITKSNSRVVYMCRNPLDAFASSWHFLMKARPESLGPISIEEGFQMYCKGSMAFGPFWKHMLGYWKESIERPHKVLFLKYEDTKEDIIFQLKRLAKFLGVPFSLEEERKGVIEEIARLCSFENLKNLEVNQSGKSIGYFENKDLFRKGVVGDWVNLLTPLMAKQLVQVMEEKLEGSDLSFKVF; this is translated from the coding sequence ATGGGCAGAACCCAGTTCCCAAAATCCCAATCAGCAGCTGAAGATGCAGAAGAGTTGAGCCATGAGTGCAAGGAACTGCTACTTTCTCTTCCCAAAGAGAGAGGTTGGCGAACTCCTCATATCTATCTCTACCAAGGCTTTTGGTGCCAACCCAAGGAGATTCAGGCAATCACCAATTTCCAACACCACTTTCAAGCAAGGGACACTGATCTCATCCTGGCCACCATGCCCAAAGCAGGCACAACTTGGTTAAAAGCCATGGCTTTTGCAATCCTCAACCGTAAGCCTATCCCAGTCTCCACCACTCATCCTTTACACACCTCTAATCCTCACGACCTTGTCCCTTTCCTCGAGTACAAGCTTTATGCCAACAACAACTTCCCTGACCTCTCCAAGCTCCCTCAGCCAAGGCTTTTTGCCACCCATGTTCCATTTGCATCCTTGCCGGAGTCTATTACCAAGTCTAATTCTCGGGTTGTCTATATGTGCCGAAATCCACTTGATGCTTTTGCGTCTTCCTGGCACTTCCTTATGAAAGCCAGGCCTGAATCTCTAGGCCCCATTTCCATAGAAGAAGGCTTCCAAATGTACTGCAAGGGGTCTATGGCGTTCGGTCCTTTTTGGAAGCATATGCTGGGGTACTGGAAGGAGAGTATAGAGAGACCCCATAAGGTGTTGTTTTTGAAGTATGAGGACACCAAAGAAGACATCATCTTTCAGTTGAAGAGGCTGGCAAAGTTTTTAGGAGTCCCTTTTTCTCTTGAGGAAGAGAGGAAAGGGGTGATTGAAGAGATAGCAAGGCTTTGTAGCTTTGAGAACTTGAAGAATTTGGAGGTGAACCAGAGTGGCAAATCCATTGGATACTTTGAAAATAAGGACTTGTTTAGAAAAGGTGTGGTGGGAGACTGGGTGAATCTTTTGACACCTTTGATGGCAAAGCAGCTAGTCCAAGTGATGGAGGAAAAATTAGAAGGTTCTGATCTTTCATTCAAGGTTTTCTAG
- the LOC100250472 gene encoding cytosolic sulfotransferase 15: MSITHSTKTQSTNDEEELSDEFKELLLSLPKERGWRTSHIYLYQEFWCQPKEIQAIINFQQHFQARDSDLILVTMPKSGTTWLKAMAFAVLNRKSFSISKNHPLLTSNPHDLVPFLEYKLYANNQLPDLSMLPQPRLLATHVPFSSLPASIKNSDCRIVYWCRNPLDTFVSSWHFLMKVRPETLGPISIEEGFEMYCRGAMAFGPFWKHMLEYWNESLEPPNKMLFMKYEDAKEDPVFQLKRLANFLGVPFSFEEEREGVAEEISRLCSFENLKNLEVNQTGRSIGYFENKNLFRTGVVGDWVNHLTPSMAGQIFQIMKGKLAGSGLEFKVF; this comes from the coding sequence ATGTCCATAACCCATTCCACTAAAACCCAATCAACAAATGATGAGGAAGAGCTGAGTGATGAATTCAAGGaacttcttctctctcttcccaaAGAGAGAGGTTGGCGAACTTCTCATATCTATCTTTACCAAGAGTTTTGGTGCCAACCCAAGGAGATTCAGGCAATCATCAATTTCCAGCAACACTTCCAAGCCAGAGACTCTGACCTCATCCTTGTCACCATGCCAAAATCAGGCACAACATGGTTGAAAGCCATGGCGTTTGCTGTCCTCAATCGGAAGTCCTTCTCAATCTCAAAGAACCATCCTTTGCTTACGTCTAATCCTCATGATCTTGTCCCTTTCCTTGAGTACAAGCTTTATGCCAACAACCAGCTTCCTGATCTCTCCATGCTTCCTCAGCCAAGGCTCTTGGCCACCCATGTTCCATTTTCATCCTTGCCAGCGTCTATCAAGAATTCCGACTGTCGGATAGTCTACTGGTGCCGAAACCCTCTTGATACTTTTGTATCATCCTGGCACTTCCTTATGAAAGTGAGGCCAGAAACTCTAGGCCCCATTTCCATAGAAGAAGGCTTCGAAATGTACTGCAGGGGGGCTATGGCGTTCGGTCCCTTTTGGAAGCATATGTTGGAGTACTGGAACGAAAGCCTAGAGCCACCCAACAAGATGTTGTTCATGAAGTATGAAGACGCCAAAGAAGATCCTGTCTTTCAGTTAAAAAGGTTGGCAAACTTTCTAGGAGTCCCTTTTTCTTTTGAGGAAGAAAGGGAAGGGGTGGCTGAAGAGATATCCAGGCTGTGTAGTTTTGAGAACTTGAAGAATTTGGAGGTGAACCAGACAGGCAGATCCATCGGATACTTCGAAAACAAGAACTTGTTTAGGACAGGTGTGGTGGGGGATTGGGTCAATCATTTAACACCTTCCATGGCAGGCCAGATATTCCAAATCATGAAAGGAAAATTAGCTGGTTCTGGCCTGGAATTCAAGGTGTTTTAA